One segment of Ipomoea triloba cultivar NCNSP0323 chromosome 12, ASM357664v1 DNA contains the following:
- the LOC115998975 gene encoding ferredoxin-thioredoxin reductase catalytic chain, chloroplastic-like, producing the protein MSALRASTSYTIGFGISPFSAPPTRRSSSSTHRRHVAFASAEPSEKSVEIMRKFSEQYARKSGTYFCMDKGVTAVVIKGLAEHRDTLGAPLCPCRHYDDKAAEVEQGFWNCPCVPMRERKECHCMLFLTTDNDFAGEEQTISLEEIREATANM; encoded by the exons ATGAGCGCTCTTCGTGCCTCCACTTCCTACACCATCGGATTCGGCATCTCCCCCTTCTCTGCTCCTCCGACTAGAAGATCGTCTTCTTCCACTCACCGCCGCCATGTTGCCTTCGCCAGTG CTGAGCCATCTGAGAAATCTGTTGAAATTATGAGGAAGTTCTCAGAGCAGTATGCTCGGAAGTCGGGAACATATTTCTGTATGGATAAAGGGGTGACTGCAGTTGTTATCAAG GGATTGGCAGAACACAGGGATACATTGGGTGCACCGCTCTGCCCCTGCAG GCACTATGATGATAAAGCTGCAGAAGTTGAGCAGGGCTTCTGGAATTGTCCTTGTGTACCAATGAGAGAGAG GAAGGAGTGCCACTGCATGCTTTTTCTCACCACTGATAATGATTTTGCTGGAGAAGAACAG ACTATTTCTTTGGAGGAGATCAGAGAAGCAACGGCTAATATGTGA
- the LOC115999135 gene encoding pentatricopeptide repeat-containing protein At4g21300 isoform X1, which translates to MFQKNLLRFIPRTFFCTAASASTLTSKHVFRLTHTGIEEVLASKLAPILHICTSFSDSSSILQQGQQIHAQIIVNGIVSTGVLGTRILGMYVLCNRFLDAKKLFWQLNLCYASPWNWMIRGFTVMGHFNSALIFYFKMLSFGTWPDKYTFPYVIKACAGLHAVKLAKSVHRWICSLGFELDIFVGSALIKLYAENHLVDDARCLFNKIPMRDSVLWNVMLNGSLNCEEAVDDVVGLFGQMRGSDTKPNSVTYACVLSLCASKGMVEFGTQLHGLVVKCGLEMDSPVANTLIAMYMKCHCLIDAKKLFDTVGKNDLVPWNGMIGGYVQNGFMADALNLFHEMIATGVKPDGITFASLLPSVSESGNLYLGRSIHGYIVRHNVTLDVFLKNALIDMYFKCRSVEMACKVFDGSLPVDIAICTSMISGFAVNGMNLDALEVFRWLLVKQMKPNALTLASVLPACTELAALKLGKELHGTVFKHGYEGKCFVGSALTDMYAKCGRLDLAHQVFLSLSEKDTVCWNSMITGYCKNGEPEQTIDLFRKMGVEGAKYDCVSISGALSACANIPALHHGKEIHGFMIKSAFHNDLFAQSALIDMYAKCGYLHTARRAFDLMKTKNEVSWNSIICAYGNHGLLEECLDLFRGMEEDGFQPDHVTFLAIISTCGHAGEVEEGKRYFNCMVQEYGIVPRMEHYACMIDLYGRAGCFEEAFEVIKSMPITPDAGIWGTLLGACRVHGHVELAEMASKYLFNLDPQNSGYYVLLSNLQADSGEWERASKIRSLMKERGVQKIPGYSWIEVNNTTHIFVAADKSHQQSTHIYFVLDNLLREAQMEGYLPQIYV; encoded by the coding sequence ATGTTTCAAAAAAATCTTCTTCGCTTCATCCCCAGAACTTTCTTTTGCACTGCTGCTTCTGCTTCTACATTGACCTCCAAGCATGTTTTCCGTTTAACTCACACTGGCATTGAGGAGGTTTTAGCATCCAAACTTGCACCAATCTTACATATTTGCACTTCTTTTTCAGACAGTTCTTCCATTCTACAACAAGGGCAACAAATTCATGCCCAAATCATTGTAAATGGAATTGTAAGCACGGGTGTTTTGGGAACCCGAATTCTGGGGATGTATGTTCTCTGTAACAGATTTCTTGATGCCAAGAAGTTGTTTTGGCAACTCAATCTTTGCTATGCTTCTCCTTGGAATTGGATGATCAGAGGGTTTACTGTAATGGGTCATTTCAATTCTGCACTCATATTTTACTTTAAGATGTTGAGTTTTGGTACATGGCCTGATAAGTACACTTTTCCTTATGTGATAAAGGCTTGTGCTGGGTTGCATGCTGTCAAGTTGGCAAAATCAGTACATAGATGGATTTGCAGTTTGGGTTTTGAACTGGATATCTTTGTTGGGAGTGCCTTGATTAAGCTCTATGCTGAAAATCATCTTGTAGACGATGCACGATGCTTGTTCAATAAAATACCTATGAGGGATAGTGTTTTGTGGAATGTAATGCTTAATGGGTCTTTGAACTGTGAGGAAGCTGTGGATGATGTGGTTGGATTGTTTGGGCAGATGAGGGGAAGTGATACTAAACCAAATTCTGTGACATATGCTTGTGTTCTTTCACTTTGTGCTTCTAAAGGAATGGTTGAGTTTGGGACTCAACTTCACGGGCTTGTTGTAAAGTGTGGGCTGGAAATGGATTCTCCTGTGGCCAACACTTTGATAGCAATGTATATGAAATGCCATTGCTTGATTGATGCCAAGAAGTTGTTTGATACAGTGGGGAAAAATGATTTGGTTCCTTGGAATGGAATGATTGGTGGATATGTCCAAAATGGATTTATGGCTGATGCTTTGAATTTATTTCACGAAATGATAGCTACTGGTGTTAAACCGGACGGAATCACCTTTGCAAGTTTGCTACCCTCTGTTTCTGAATCTGGAAATCTGTATCTAGGTAGGTCTATTCATGGATACATTGTGAGACACAATGTTACTTTGGATGTGTTTTTGAAAAATGCACTTATTGATATGTATTTTAAGTGTAGGAGTGTGGAGATGGCATGCAAGGTTTTTGATGGTAGCCTGCCGGTGGATATTGCAATTTGTACATCTATGATTTCAGGATTTGCTGTTAATGGGATGAATCTTGATGCCCTAGAGGTGTTCAGATGGTTGCTGGTTAAGCAAATGAAGCCAAATGCACTTACTTTAGCAAGTGTCTTGCCAGCTTGCACTGAATTGGCGGCCTTGAAACTTGGTAAGGAGTTGCATGGTACTGTCTTTAAACATGGTTACGAAGGAAAATGCTTTGTGGGTAGTGCCTTGACAGACATGTATGCAAAATGTGGAAGGTTAGACCTTGCTCATCAAGTTTTCTTGTCGTTGTCTGAAAAAGACACAGTTTGCTGGAACTCAATGATTACTGGCTATTGCAAGAATGGAGAACCCGAGCAAACCATTGATCTTTTCCGCAAGATGGGTGTAGAAGGAGCTAAATATGACTGTGTCAGCATATCGGGTGCTCTTTCTGCATGTGCAAATATACCAGCTCTCCATCATGGAAAAGAGATCCATGGCTTCATGATCAAGAGTGCATTTCACAATGATCTTTTCGCTCAAAGTGCACTAATAGACATGTATGCCAAATGTGGGTACTTGCATACAGCACGCCGTGCATTTGATTTGATGAAAACGAAAAATGAAGTTTCGTGGAACAGCATAATATGTGCTTACGGAAACCATGGCCTATTAGAAGAATGCTTAGATTTGTTTCGCGGGATGGAAGAAGATGGATTTCAGCCTGACCACGTGACTTTCCTCGCTATCATATCTACTTGTGGTCACGCGGGTGAGGTTGAAGAAGGGAAACGCTATTTCAATTGCATGGTCCAAGAATACGGGATTGTACCTAGGATGGAGCATTATGCATGCATGATTGATTTGTATGGGAGGGCCGGTTGTTTCGAAGAAGCATTTGAAGTGATCAAAAGCATGCCAATTACCCCAGATGCCGGCATCTGGGGCACATTACTCGGTGCTTGTCGAGTTCATGGCCACGTTGAGCTCGCTGAAATGGCTTCGAAGTATTTGTTCAACTTGGATCCACAAAATTCAGGCTATTATGTTCTACTGTCAAATCTACAGGCTGACAGTGGAGAATGGGAGAGAGCTTCAAAAATAAGAAGTTTGATGAAGGAAAGAGGAGTGCAGAAAATACCTGGGTATAGCTGGATTGAAGTTAACAACACCACACATATATTTGTTGCTGCAGACAAGAGTCACCAACAATCCACTcacatatattttgttttagatAATCTTCTTAGGGAGGCGCAGATGGAGGGATATTTACCTCAAATTTATGTCTAA
- the LOC115998974 gene encoding senescence-associated carboxylesterase 101 produces MNKFCCGEELASLVVSSDLLNHSWRSILDCYPLADPAGTLSVVFKPSAYQDAIFVAFVTSPAATSHHLQTQGGGDWISSEELRSSLPRFPFDFLCTKLNPSFRVHRAAIELFASIGEHLDLLKHQLCNATQTQLIITGHSLGGSVASLFTLWLLDSLSSKDKKHLLCITFGSPLVGDHSFQQAISERTSWNPCFLHVVHKHDPVPWSFICQQIQANYKPFGIFLLCSESNCSCFEQPEATLVAMMAMSSEVAQSQYPSNSVEINGQILRWIEPKTVRQGTSLPWNLSATPLQAGIAIQLEAIGVDVRNSNFNSLVTNIERNLASAFKRSAFDPSKKLNEMKKDMICLEWYKKSMDEEGGYYDSFKNVQFQSGEKIISRQEIIKHKKILDRYWKRMVEEVEKMPQKEGIAFRTRWLYAGTAYRRMVEPLDIAEYYRDGKRGYRHGGRIENFKHYLQLEKWLNEDKQPVSSKTRNKPVSLTEDSCFWGDVEEAVICCKILGDGQSSIEEKALSRDYLVRFEEYVMKSILSYSVSSEIFLEGSTFRQWWRGYNEIIEPSYTSPLTLFMKNQEYRAYICDEYRAYV; encoded by the exons atgaataaattttgcTG CGGAGAAGAACTGGCGAGCTTGGTGGTGAGCTCAGATCTGCTCAATCATTCATGGCGTTCGATCTTAGATTGCTATCCACTCGCCGATCCCGCCGGGACGCTTTCCGTTGTGTTCAAGCCTTCCGCTTATCAGGACGCCATTTTTGTGGCTTTTGTAACCTCGCCGGCCGCTACTTCGCATCATCTTCAAACGCAAGGCGGCGGCGATTGGATCTCATCGGAAGAGCTAAGGAGTTCTCTACCGCGATTTCCATTCGATTTCCTCTGCACAAAACTCAACCCTTCCTTCCGCGTTCACAGAGCAGCAATTGAACTTTTTGCTTCCATTGGTGAGCACCTTGATCTGCTCAAGCACCAG TTATGCAATGCCACTCAGACTCAGCTAATTATCACTGGCCATTCTCTTGGGGGTTCTGTGGCATCCCTCTTCACCTTGTGGCTACTTGACAGCCTTTCATCCAAGGACAAAAAGCATCTGCTTTGCATCACGTTTGGTTCACCGCTCGTTGGTGATCACAGTTTCCAGCAAGCCATATCGGAACGTACATCGTGGAATCCATGTTTTTTGCATGTTGTCCACAAGCATGATCCAGTTCCCTGGAGTTTCATCTGCCAACAAATCCAAGCCAATTACAAGCCATTTGGCATATTCTTATTATGCTCAGAGTCGAACTGTTCGTGTTTTGAGCAACCTGAAGCGACTCTGGTGGCAATGATGGCAATGAGCTCAGAAGTTGCACAAAGCCAGTATCCGAGCAATAGTGTTGAGATCAACGGGCAGATTTTGAGATGGATCGAGCCTAAAACAGTGCGTCAAGGAACTTCACTGCCCTGGAACTTAAGTGCCACTCCACTTCAAGCAGGGATCGCTATACAGCTAGAAGCAATTGGAGTTGATGTG AGAAATAGTAACTTCAACTCTCTTGTTACGAACATAGAGAGAAACTTGGCAAGTGCTTTTAAGAGAAGTGCATTTGATCCGTCCAAGAAGCTAAATGAGATGAAAAAGGACATGATTTGTCTTGAGTGGTACAAGAAGTCTATGGATGAAGAAGGCGGGTACTATGATTCTTTCAAAAATGTACAGTTCCAAAGTGGAGAAAAGATTATAAGTAGACAAGAAATTATCAAGCACAAGAAAATCCTGGATAGGTACTGGAAGCGAATGGTTGAAGAAGTAGAGAAAATGCCCCAGAAAGAAGGGATTGCATTTCGCACTCGCTGGCTTTATGCAGGAACAGCTTATAGAAGAATGGTTGAGCCACTAGACATAGCTGAATACTACAGGGATGGAAAGAGAGGCTATAGACATGGAGGAAGAATCGAAAATTTTAAACACTATCTACAGTTGGAGAAATGGCTGAATGAAGACAAACAGCCAGTAAGTTCAAAAACGAGAAACAAACCTGTTAGCCTCACCGAAGATTCTTGCTTCTGGGGAGATGTAGAAGAGGCAGTCATTTGTTGCAAAATATTGGGAGATGGGCAAAGCAGCATTGAGGAGAAGGCATTGTCAAGAGACTATTTGGTAAGATTTGAAGAGTATGTGATGAAGTCAATACTTAGCTATTCAGTATCCTCTGAAATTTTTCTGGAAGGGAGCACCTTCAGGCAGTGGTGGCGGGGATACAATGAAATTATTGAACCCTCTTACACTTCGCCCTTGACCTTGTTTATGAAAAATCAAGAATATCGTGCTTATATTTGTGATGAATATCGTGCTTATGTTTAG
- the LOC115999135 gene encoding pentatricopeptide repeat-containing protein At4g21300 isoform X3: MYVLCNRFLDAKKLFWQLNLCYASPWNWMIRGFTVMGHFNSALIFYFKMLSFGTWPDKYTFPYVIKACAGLHAVKLAKSVHRWICSLGFELDIFVGSALIKLYAENHLVDDARCLFNKIPMRDSVLWNVMLNGSLNCEEAVDDVVGLFGQMRGSDTKPNSVTYACVLSLCASKGMVEFGTQLHGLVVKCGLEMDSPVANTLIAMYMKCHCLIDAKKLFDTVGKNDLVPWNGMIGGYVQNGFMADALNLFHEMIATGVKPDGITFASLLPSVSESGNLYLGRSIHGYIVRHNVTLDVFLKNALIDMYFKCRSVEMACKVFDGSLPVDIAICTSMISGFAVNGMNLDALEVFRWLLVKQMKPNALTLASVLPACTELAALKLGKELHGTVFKHGYEGKCFVGSALTDMYAKCGRLDLAHQVFLSLSEKDTVCWNSMITGYCKNGEPEQTIDLFRKMGVEGAKYDCVSISGALSACANIPALHHGKEIHGFMIKSAFHNDLFAQSALIDMYAKCGYLHTARRAFDLMKTKNEVSWNSIICAYGNHGLLEECLDLFRGMEEDGFQPDHVTFLAIISTCGHAGEVEEGKRYFNCMVQEYGIVPRMEHYACMIDLYGRAGCFEEAFEVIKSMPITPDAGIWGTLLGACRVHGHVELAEMASKYLFNLDPQNSGYYVLLSNLQADSGEWERASKIRSLMKERGVQKIPGYSWIEVNNTTHIFVAADKSHQQSTHIYFVLDNLLREAQMEGYLPQIYV; this comes from the coding sequence ATGTATGTTCTCTGTAACAGATTTCTTGATGCCAAGAAGTTGTTTTGGCAACTCAATCTTTGCTATGCTTCTCCTTGGAATTGGATGATCAGAGGGTTTACTGTAATGGGTCATTTCAATTCTGCACTCATATTTTACTTTAAGATGTTGAGTTTTGGTACATGGCCTGATAAGTACACTTTTCCTTATGTGATAAAGGCTTGTGCTGGGTTGCATGCTGTCAAGTTGGCAAAATCAGTACATAGATGGATTTGCAGTTTGGGTTTTGAACTGGATATCTTTGTTGGGAGTGCCTTGATTAAGCTCTATGCTGAAAATCATCTTGTAGACGATGCACGATGCTTGTTCAATAAAATACCTATGAGGGATAGTGTTTTGTGGAATGTAATGCTTAATGGGTCTTTGAACTGTGAGGAAGCTGTGGATGATGTGGTTGGATTGTTTGGGCAGATGAGGGGAAGTGATACTAAACCAAATTCTGTGACATATGCTTGTGTTCTTTCACTTTGTGCTTCTAAAGGAATGGTTGAGTTTGGGACTCAACTTCACGGGCTTGTTGTAAAGTGTGGGCTGGAAATGGATTCTCCTGTGGCCAACACTTTGATAGCAATGTATATGAAATGCCATTGCTTGATTGATGCCAAGAAGTTGTTTGATACAGTGGGGAAAAATGATTTGGTTCCTTGGAATGGAATGATTGGTGGATATGTCCAAAATGGATTTATGGCTGATGCTTTGAATTTATTTCACGAAATGATAGCTACTGGTGTTAAACCGGACGGAATCACCTTTGCAAGTTTGCTACCCTCTGTTTCTGAATCTGGAAATCTGTATCTAGGTAGGTCTATTCATGGATACATTGTGAGACACAATGTTACTTTGGATGTGTTTTTGAAAAATGCACTTATTGATATGTATTTTAAGTGTAGGAGTGTGGAGATGGCATGCAAGGTTTTTGATGGTAGCCTGCCGGTGGATATTGCAATTTGTACATCTATGATTTCAGGATTTGCTGTTAATGGGATGAATCTTGATGCCCTAGAGGTGTTCAGATGGTTGCTGGTTAAGCAAATGAAGCCAAATGCACTTACTTTAGCAAGTGTCTTGCCAGCTTGCACTGAATTGGCGGCCTTGAAACTTGGTAAGGAGTTGCATGGTACTGTCTTTAAACATGGTTACGAAGGAAAATGCTTTGTGGGTAGTGCCTTGACAGACATGTATGCAAAATGTGGAAGGTTAGACCTTGCTCATCAAGTTTTCTTGTCGTTGTCTGAAAAAGACACAGTTTGCTGGAACTCAATGATTACTGGCTATTGCAAGAATGGAGAACCCGAGCAAACCATTGATCTTTTCCGCAAGATGGGTGTAGAAGGAGCTAAATATGACTGTGTCAGCATATCGGGTGCTCTTTCTGCATGTGCAAATATACCAGCTCTCCATCATGGAAAAGAGATCCATGGCTTCATGATCAAGAGTGCATTTCACAATGATCTTTTCGCTCAAAGTGCACTAATAGACATGTATGCCAAATGTGGGTACTTGCATACAGCACGCCGTGCATTTGATTTGATGAAAACGAAAAATGAAGTTTCGTGGAACAGCATAATATGTGCTTACGGAAACCATGGCCTATTAGAAGAATGCTTAGATTTGTTTCGCGGGATGGAAGAAGATGGATTTCAGCCTGACCACGTGACTTTCCTCGCTATCATATCTACTTGTGGTCACGCGGGTGAGGTTGAAGAAGGGAAACGCTATTTCAATTGCATGGTCCAAGAATACGGGATTGTACCTAGGATGGAGCATTATGCATGCATGATTGATTTGTATGGGAGGGCCGGTTGTTTCGAAGAAGCATTTGAAGTGATCAAAAGCATGCCAATTACCCCAGATGCCGGCATCTGGGGCACATTACTCGGTGCTTGTCGAGTTCATGGCCACGTTGAGCTCGCTGAAATGGCTTCGAAGTATTTGTTCAACTTGGATCCACAAAATTCAGGCTATTATGTTCTACTGTCAAATCTACAGGCTGACAGTGGAGAATGGGAGAGAGCTTCAAAAATAAGAAGTTTGATGAAGGAAAGAGGAGTGCAGAAAATACCTGGGTATAGCTGGATTGAAGTTAACAACACCACACATATATTTGTTGCTGCAGACAAGAGTCACCAACAATCCACTcacatatattttgttttagatAATCTTCTTAGGGAGGCGCAGATGGAGGGATATTTACCTCAAATTTATGTCTAA
- the LOC115999135 gene encoding pentatricopeptide repeat-containing protein At4g21300 isoform X2: protein MFQKNLLRFIPRTFFCTAASASTLTSKHVFRLTHTGIEEVLASKLAPILHICTSFSDSSSILQQGQQIHAQIIVNGIVSTGVLGTRILGMYVLCNRFLDAKKLFWQLNLCYASPWNWMIRGFTACAGLHAVKLAKSVHRWICSLGFELDIFVGSALIKLYAENHLVDDARCLFNKIPMRDSVLWNVMLNGSLNCEEAVDDVVGLFGQMRGSDTKPNSVTYACVLSLCASKGMVEFGTQLHGLVVKCGLEMDSPVANTLIAMYMKCHCLIDAKKLFDTVGKNDLVPWNGMIGGYVQNGFMADALNLFHEMIATGVKPDGITFASLLPSVSESGNLYLGRSIHGYIVRHNVTLDVFLKNALIDMYFKCRSVEMACKVFDGSLPVDIAICTSMISGFAVNGMNLDALEVFRWLLVKQMKPNALTLASVLPACTELAALKLGKELHGTVFKHGYEGKCFVGSALTDMYAKCGRLDLAHQVFLSLSEKDTVCWNSMITGYCKNGEPEQTIDLFRKMGVEGAKYDCVSISGALSACANIPALHHGKEIHGFMIKSAFHNDLFAQSALIDMYAKCGYLHTARRAFDLMKTKNEVSWNSIICAYGNHGLLEECLDLFRGMEEDGFQPDHVTFLAIISTCGHAGEVEEGKRYFNCMVQEYGIVPRMEHYACMIDLYGRAGCFEEAFEVIKSMPITPDAGIWGTLLGACRVHGHVELAEMASKYLFNLDPQNSGYYVLLSNLQADSGEWERASKIRSLMKERGVQKIPGYSWIEVNNTTHIFVAADKSHQQSTHIYFVLDNLLREAQMEGYLPQIYV from the exons ATGTTTCAAAAAAATCTTCTTCGCTTCATCCCCAGAACTTTCTTTTGCACTGCTGCTTCTGCTTCTACATTGACCTCCAAGCATGTTTTCCGTTTAACTCACACTGGCATTGAGGAGGTTTTAGCATCCAAACTTGCACCAATCTTACATATTTGCACTTCTTTTTCAGACAGTTCTTCCATTCTACAACAAGGGCAACAAATTCATGCCCAAATCATTGTAAATGGAATTGTAAGCACGGGTGTTTTGGGAACCCGAATTCTGGGGATGTATGTTCTCTGTAACAGATTTCTTGATGCCAAGAAGTTGTTTTGGCAACTCAATCTTTGCTATGCTTCTCCTTGGAATTGGATGATCAGAGGGTTTACT GCTTGTGCTGGGTTGCATGCTGTCAAGTTGGCAAAATCAGTACATAGATGGATTTGCAGTTTGGGTTTTGAACTGGATATCTTTGTTGGGAGTGCCTTGATTAAGCTCTATGCTGAAAATCATCTTGTAGACGATGCACGATGCTTGTTCAATAAAATACCTATGAGGGATAGTGTTTTGTGGAATGTAATGCTTAATGGGTCTTTGAACTGTGAGGAAGCTGTGGATGATGTGGTTGGATTGTTTGGGCAGATGAGGGGAAGTGATACTAAACCAAATTCTGTGACATATGCTTGTGTTCTTTCACTTTGTGCTTCTAAAGGAATGGTTGAGTTTGGGACTCAACTTCACGGGCTTGTTGTAAAGTGTGGGCTGGAAATGGATTCTCCTGTGGCCAACACTTTGATAGCAATGTATATGAAATGCCATTGCTTGATTGATGCCAAGAAGTTGTTTGATACAGTGGGGAAAAATGATTTGGTTCCTTGGAATGGAATGATTGGTGGATATGTCCAAAATGGATTTATGGCTGATGCTTTGAATTTATTTCACGAAATGATAGCTACTGGTGTTAAACCGGACGGAATCACCTTTGCAAGTTTGCTACCCTCTGTTTCTGAATCTGGAAATCTGTATCTAGGTAGGTCTATTCATGGATACATTGTGAGACACAATGTTACTTTGGATGTGTTTTTGAAAAATGCACTTATTGATATGTATTTTAAGTGTAGGAGTGTGGAGATGGCATGCAAGGTTTTTGATGGTAGCCTGCCGGTGGATATTGCAATTTGTACATCTATGATTTCAGGATTTGCTGTTAATGGGATGAATCTTGATGCCCTAGAGGTGTTCAGATGGTTGCTGGTTAAGCAAATGAAGCCAAATGCACTTACTTTAGCAAGTGTCTTGCCAGCTTGCACTGAATTGGCGGCCTTGAAACTTGGTAAGGAGTTGCATGGTACTGTCTTTAAACATGGTTACGAAGGAAAATGCTTTGTGGGTAGTGCCTTGACAGACATGTATGCAAAATGTGGAAGGTTAGACCTTGCTCATCAAGTTTTCTTGTCGTTGTCTGAAAAAGACACAGTTTGCTGGAACTCAATGATTACTGGCTATTGCAAGAATGGAGAACCCGAGCAAACCATTGATCTTTTCCGCAAGATGGGTGTAGAAGGAGCTAAATATGACTGTGTCAGCATATCGGGTGCTCTTTCTGCATGTGCAAATATACCAGCTCTCCATCATGGAAAAGAGATCCATGGCTTCATGATCAAGAGTGCATTTCACAATGATCTTTTCGCTCAAAGTGCACTAATAGACATGTATGCCAAATGTGGGTACTTGCATACAGCACGCCGTGCATTTGATTTGATGAAAACGAAAAATGAAGTTTCGTGGAACAGCATAATATGTGCTTACGGAAACCATGGCCTATTAGAAGAATGCTTAGATTTGTTTCGCGGGATGGAAGAAGATGGATTTCAGCCTGACCACGTGACTTTCCTCGCTATCATATCTACTTGTGGTCACGCGGGTGAGGTTGAAGAAGGGAAACGCTATTTCAATTGCATGGTCCAAGAATACGGGATTGTACCTAGGATGGAGCATTATGCATGCATGATTGATTTGTATGGGAGGGCCGGTTGTTTCGAAGAAGCATTTGAAGTGATCAAAAGCATGCCAATTACCCCAGATGCCGGCATCTGGGGCACATTACTCGGTGCTTGTCGAGTTCATGGCCACGTTGAGCTCGCTGAAATGGCTTCGAAGTATTTGTTCAACTTGGATCCACAAAATTCAGGCTATTATGTTCTACTGTCAAATCTACAGGCTGACAGTGGAGAATGGGAGAGAGCTTCAAAAATAAGAAGTTTGATGAAGGAAAGAGGAGTGCAGAAAATACCTGGGTATAGCTGGATTGAAGTTAACAACACCACACATATATTTGTTGCTGCAGACAAGAGTCACCAACAATCCACTcacatatattttgttttagatAATCTTCTTAGGGAGGCGCAGATGGAGGGATATTTACCTCAAATTTATGTCTAA